In the Natronolimnobius baerhuensis genome, one interval contains:
- a CDS encoding MBL fold metallo-hydrolase, whose amino-acid sequence MTVRFGAITIDWFGLASVRLEGQTGAVIYIDPGPTEYGILEDQTPRDGDLILVSHDHHYDPDAIRRVAHENAFVVVHESVDAEMIDGPVDQPEQLPYEVERVRADESFVLGPLDLFTTPAYNDPAGPHTDADGNPYHAEGAGCGFGVTIDGVTAFWPGDTDALPVHEELAVDLFLPPIGGTYTMDRHDAADLAAAMVPDLVLPLHYDTFEEIAADADAFVVDVARRGIPVVLEG is encoded by the coding sequence ATGACCGTCCGTTTTGGCGCAATTACAATTGACTGGTTCGGCCTCGCATCGGTTCGACTCGAGGGACAGACCGGCGCTGTCATCTACATTGACCCTGGGCCGACCGAATACGGCATCCTCGAGGATCAGACCCCTCGGGACGGCGATCTCATTCTCGTCTCACACGATCATCACTACGATCCGGACGCAATTCGGCGGGTCGCACACGAGAACGCATTCGTCGTCGTCCACGAGTCGGTCGACGCCGAGATGATCGACGGGCCAGTCGACCAGCCCGAACAGTTGCCATACGAGGTCGAACGTGTTCGAGCCGACGAATCGTTCGTGCTTGGGCCACTGGATCTGTTTACGACGCCGGCGTACAACGACCCGGCAGGCCCACACACCGATGCTGACGGGAACCCATATCACGCCGAGGGCGCGGGCTGTGGCTTCGGTGTCACTATCGACGGCGTCACTGCGTTCTGGCCTGGCGATACCGACGCCCTGCCGGTTCACGAGGAACTGGCAGTCGACCTCTTCTTGCCCCCAATTGGCGGCACGTACACCATGGACCGCCACGACGCTGCCGACCTCGCCGCTGCGATGGTTCCGGATCTCGTCCTCCCCCTCCACTACGATACGTTCGAGGAAATTGCCGCCGATGCGGACGCATTCGTCGTCGACGTCGCCCGACGTGGCATCCCCGTCGTCCTCGAGGGGTAA
- a CDS encoding transcription initiation factor IIB: MTDTNIRAYTSEQEVERDEETEETARSEEQEQCPECGGRLISDAEHAETVCDDCGLVVEEDGIDRGPEWRAFDSAEKDKKSRVGAPTTNMMHDQGLSTNIGWQDKDAYGKSLSSRQRQKMQRLRTWNERFRTRDSKERNLKQALGEIDRMASALGLPENVRETASVIYRRALEEDLLPGRSIEGVATASLYASARQAGTPRSLDEISAVSRVEKMELTRTYRYIIRELGLEVQPADPESYVPRFVSDLDLSDETERMARELLDSARAAGVHSGKSPVGLAAAGVYAAALLTNEKVTQNEVSEVASISEVTIRNRYKELLEASDSAAPA; encoded by the coding sequence ATGACTGATACAAACATCCGAGCCTATACGAGCGAGCAAGAGGTGGAACGCGACGAGGAAACTGAGGAGACAGCACGCTCTGAGGAACAAGAGCAGTGTCCCGAATGTGGTGGTCGTCTCATCTCGGACGCCGAACACGCCGAGACCGTCTGTGACGACTGTGGCCTCGTCGTCGAAGAAGACGGAATCGACCGCGGCCCTGAGTGGCGCGCATTCGACTCCGCAGAGAAAGACAAGAAAAGCCGCGTCGGCGCCCCAACGACGAACATGATGCACGACCAGGGCCTGTCGACGAACATCGGCTGGCAGGACAAAGACGCCTACGGCAAGTCCCTCTCGAGTCGTCAGCGCCAGAAGATGCAACGCCTTCGCACCTGGAACGAGCGCTTCCGCACGCGTGACTCCAAGGAGCGCAACCTGAAACAGGCACTCGGCGAAATCGACCGCATGGCGAGTGCGCTCGGACTGCCGGAGAACGTCCGCGAAACGGCAAGCGTCATCTACCGACGCGCACTCGAGGAGGACCTCCTCCCGGGTCGCTCGATTGAAGGTGTCGCGACGGCCTCGCTGTACGCCTCTGCACGACAGGCAGGGACGCCACGCAGCCTCGACGAAATCTCGGCTGTCAGCCGCGTCGAGAAGATGGAACTGACGCGTACGTATCGCTACATCATCCGCGAACTCGGCCTCGAGGTCCAGCCGGCTGACCCAGAGAGCTACGTTCCACGGTTCGTCAGCGACCTCGATCTCTCCGATGAGACCGAGCGGATGGCCCGCGAGCTGCTCGACTCCGCACGCGCGGCGGGCGTCCACAGCGGTAAGTCGCCAGTCGGCCTCGCCGCTGCTGGTGTCTACGCTGCGGCGCTGCTCACGAACGAGAAAGTCACCCAAAACGAGGTCAGCGAAGTCGCAAGCATCTCCGAAGTGACGATCCGAAACCGGTACAAAGAACTCCTCGAGGCGTCGGATTCGGCCGCGCCTGCCTAA
- a CDS encoding DUF7836 family putative zinc-binding protein, translated as MDQTTVQLLCPECTKDWQSAPRELPDSTSMFHCPNCHATRRTSEFMRTDRDLQTLNQLG; from the coding sequence ATGGACCAGACGACTGTGCAGCTGCTGTGTCCTGAATGTACCAAAGACTGGCAGTCCGCACCGCGCGAACTTCCTGACTCAACGTCGATGTTTCACTGTCCGAACTGTCATGCAACACGACGGACTTCCGAGTTTATGCGAACTGATCGTGACCTCCAAACGCTGAATCAACTCGGGTAA
- a CDS encoding UPF0058 family protein, with protein MKKQELIHLHGLLAEVSNQCAEWDNCQIDLEEYESRGIRPTSIHKSKTDHKAAVFALANGITTNMGEDEQEAIAATAD; from the coding sequence ATGAAGAAGCAGGAGCTCATCCACCTTCACGGTCTTCTCGCGGAGGTATCGAACCAGTGTGCAGAGTGGGACAACTGTCAGATCGATCTCGAGGAGTACGAATCTCGAGGCATTCGGCCAACATCAATTCACAAATCGAAAACGGATCACAAAGCCGCTGTTTTTGCACTCGCCAACGGAATCACGACGAACATGGGCGAAGACGAGCAGGAAGCCATCGCGGCGACCGCGGACTAA
- a CDS encoding DUF555 domain-containing protein, protein MNCRVVVEAAVPVFDVETEDEAIRIAISKTGEMLNPDLNYVEINMGERTSPSGEELPPAFIAADEALVALELEMTVFNVEREEHASRIARKEIGQLLENIPLEVIVVDVIEDEDDEESTADEEDDDELDDLDLGEDSLETDEGDDASTQSESTDDDVLPEFEDLVE, encoded by the coding sequence ATGAACTGCAGGGTTGTCGTCGAGGCTGCCGTGCCGGTGTTCGACGTTGAGACGGAAGACGAGGCGATCCGGATCGCCATCTCGAAGACAGGCGAGATGCTGAACCCTGACTTAAATTACGTCGAAATCAACATGGGCGAGCGGACCTCCCCATCGGGAGAGGAACTGCCGCCTGCGTTTATCGCGGCCGACGAAGCCCTCGTCGCCCTCGAGTTGGAGATGACCGTCTTCAACGTCGAGCGCGAGGAACACGCCTCACGAATCGCACGCAAAGAGATCGGCCAACTCCTCGAGAACATCCCACTCGAGGTGATCGTTGTCGATGTCATTGAGGACGAAGACGATGAGGAGTCCACAGCGGATGAGGAAGACGACGATGAGTTAGACGACCTTGACCTGGGTGAGGACTCACTCGAGACAGACGAGGGAGATGACGCGTCGACCCAATCGGAGTCGACAGACGATGACGTGTTACCTGAGTTCGAAGATCTCGTCGAATAA
- a CDS encoding DNA-3-methyladenine glycosylase family protein, which yields METGTIPLASLSGGLDLYRTLESGQSYLWRRADGEMYQSEPDPGTWYHTVVDDEVIRVRTLEDCLEWQSWTDAETQVRRLLRLDDDLEAIVATAPDDPLLREAYDAHRGMRLVADPPFGTLISFICSAQMRVSRIHTMVSTLAREYGTALEFDGETYHAFPTPEQLATATEDELRELGLGYRAPYVVRTAEMVANGEAHPAEARNLEYEAAREYLCQFVGVGDKVADCVLLFALDFDEAVPLDTWIKSAIEEYYPDCDGGSYATTSRAIRDRLGSEYAGYAQTYIFHHLRTGSGE from the coding sequence ATGGAAACGGGAACGATTCCGCTCGCCTCCCTCTCGGGCGGACTCGACCTCTATCGTACCCTCGAGAGCGGGCAAAGCTACCTCTGGCGGCGCGCTGATGGCGAGATGTACCAGAGCGAACCCGACCCAGGAACCTGGTATCACACTGTTGTCGACGACGAGGTGATTCGCGTCCGCACGCTCGAGGACTGCCTCGAGTGGCAGTCATGGACGGATGCCGAGACGCAAGTTCGGCGACTCCTCCGACTGGATGACGACCTCGAGGCAATCGTCGCCACAGCACCCGACGATCCGCTCCTGCGCGAGGCCTACGACGCTCACCGCGGTATGCGACTGGTCGCTGACCCACCGTTTGGCACGCTGATTTCGTTCATCTGTTCGGCCCAGATGCGCGTCAGTCGCATTCATACGATGGTGTCGACGCTGGCCCGCGAGTACGGCACCGCACTCGAGTTTGATGGCGAAACGTACCACGCGTTCCCGACACCGGAACAACTCGCGACGGCGACCGAGGACGAACTTCGCGAGTTAGGACTCGGTTACCGCGCGCCCTACGTCGTTCGTACGGCCGAAATGGTTGCCAACGGAGAGGCACATCCAGCTGAAGCACGAAATCTCGAGTACGAAGCGGCGCGGGAGTATCTCTGTCAGTTCGTCGGCGTCGGCGACAAGGTCGCAGACTGCGTGTTGCTCTTCGCGCTCGACTTCGACGAGGCCGTCCCGCTCGATACGTGGATCAAATCCGCCATCGAGGAGTACTACCCCGACTGCGACGGTGGCTCCTATGCCACGACCTCGAGAGCGATTCGTGACCGACTGGGAAGCGAATATGCAGGGTACGCCCAGACGTATATTTTCCACCACCTCCGGACTGGATCGGGCGAATGA
- a CDS encoding SHOCT domain-containing protein, with product MEERVWDTLIATLAVLTLPLGLLTGIFVGFQAALVVFIVGWLLLLPLMAISREFVVGSPDESHRDSHESADNSMGALETLKERYAAGEIDETEFERKVDQLVDTEGIEMGRTNETDQSTQESDEEYDLN from the coding sequence ATGGAAGAACGGGTGTGGGACACACTCATTGCGACACTCGCAGTTCTAACGCTTCCACTCGGGCTGTTAACCGGTATTTTCGTTGGGTTTCAAGCAGCGCTTGTCGTGTTCATCGTTGGCTGGTTGCTACTCTTACCACTCATGGCGATTTCCAGAGAATTTGTCGTTGGTTCTCCCGACGAGTCACACCGCGATAGCCACGAGTCAGCGGATAACTCGATGGGGGCATTAGAGACGCTCAAAGAACGATACGCAGCGGGCGAAATCGATGAAACCGAGTTTGAACGGAAAGTTGACCAACTGGTCGATACGGAGGGCATTGAGATGGGTCGTACGAACGAGACCGACCAGTCCACTCAGGAATCTGACGAAGAATACGATCTGAACTAG
- a CDS encoding acylphosphatase, protein MADRTRAHVFVSGTVQGVYYRATTRDTAQDKGVDGWVKNLSDGRVEAVFEGSEDAVEAMLEFCQEGSPAADVDDVAVEYDKPQGVNGFEIRY, encoded by the coding sequence ATGGCAGACCGAACCCGCGCACACGTTTTCGTCTCGGGGACAGTACAGGGCGTTTACTACCGTGCAACGACACGCGACACGGCCCAAGACAAAGGCGTCGACGGCTGGGTAAAAAATCTCTCAGACGGGCGCGTCGAGGCCGTCTTCGAAGGAAGTGAGGACGCAGTCGAGGCGATGCTCGAGTTCTGTCAGGAGGGCAGTCCCGCAGCCGATGTCGACGATGTCGCAGTCGAGTACGACAAACCGCAGGGCGTCAACGGCTTTGAAATTCGGTACTGA
- a CDS encoding NAD(P)H-hydrate dehydratase yields MITGERMAAVDENAAALGVPRKQLMESSGNAVARAVRDLADPGASVALVAGRGNNGGDAFVAARFLEAYDVTTVLLGRAATIGTDIARENWDALEQAGYDTREVRDSSQFDLPDCDLVVDAMLGTGISGDLREPVATAAQAINATDATVLAVDVPTGFDADGGDHAENRVEADHVVTFHDTKPGLANLECPVTVADIGIPAAAERFVGPGDIDLARPDGRDGRPNIIGGGPYTGAPALAAQATLRAGTELAFVAAPDTVAGEIQGYSEDLIVQPYEEDVLTPEQATDLLETVENYESPVVIGPGLGTADETLEAAKQFLSSYTGTAVVDADALQVVPDLETDATLICTPNRGELAGMGGPDADDLEAVADDIKSFAADLGHVVLAKGAKDVITDGERTRVSRSGTVGMKVGGTGDTLAGIVAALVEHAEPLDAAAAAAHVNGLAGERLAERAEHGFLASELLTEIPTVLWDEGALNV; encoded by the coding sequence ATGATCACAGGCGAGCGGATGGCCGCCGTCGACGAGAACGCAGCGGCACTCGGCGTGCCCCGAAAGCAATTGATGGAGTCGAGCGGCAACGCCGTCGCCCGCGCGGTTCGCGACCTCGCGGACCCGGGCGCAAGCGTCGCACTCGTCGCCGGCCGCGGAAACAACGGCGGAGACGCGTTCGTCGCCGCCCGCTTTCTCGAGGCGTACGATGTGACCACCGTCTTGCTCGGACGCGCTGCAACCATCGGCACCGACATCGCCCGCGAGAACTGGGATGCCCTCGAGCAAGCCGGCTACGACACGCGCGAGGTGCGCGACTCGAGCCAGTTCGACCTGCCAGACTGTGACCTCGTCGTCGACGCCATGCTCGGGACGGGAATCAGCGGCGACCTCAGAGAGCCCGTCGCGACCGCCGCGCAGGCGATCAACGCAACCGACGCGACGGTGCTCGCGGTCGACGTTCCCACGGGCTTCGACGCTGACGGGGGCGATCACGCCGAGAACCGGGTCGAGGCGGACCACGTCGTCACGTTCCACGACACGAAGCCGGGACTCGCCAACCTCGAGTGCCCGGTCACCGTCGCGGATATCGGTATCCCCGCCGCGGCCGAGCGCTTCGTCGGCCCCGGAGACATCGACCTCGCTCGCCCCGACGGCCGCGACGGGCGTCCGAATATCATCGGCGGCGGTCCCTACACCGGCGCGCCGGCACTCGCCGCCCAGGCTACCCTCCGCGCTGGCACCGAACTCGCGTTCGTCGCCGCCCCCGACACCGTCGCCGGCGAAATCCAGGGGTACAGCGAGGATCTCATCGTTCAGCCCTACGAGGAAGACGTGCTCACACCCGAGCAAGCCACGGACCTCCTCGAGACCGTCGAAAACTACGAGTCGCCGGTCGTCATCGGCCCGGGACTGGGCACTGCAGACGAGACGCTCGAGGCTGCCAAGCAGTTCCTCTCATCCTATACAGGCACCGCAGTCGTCGACGCCGACGCGCTCCAGGTTGTGCCCGACCTCGAGACAGACGCGACGCTGATCTGTACGCCGAATCGAGGCGAACTCGCGGGGATGGGCGGCCCCGACGCGGACGATCTCGAGGCCGTCGCCGACGACATCAAATCCTTCGCGGCCGACCTCGGACACGTCGTCCTCGCGAAGGGAGCCAAGGACGTGATCACCGACGGCGAGCGAACTCGAGTCAGTCGCTCTGGAACCGTCGGCATGAAAGTCGGCGGCACCGGGGATACGCTCGCGGGCATCGTCGCCGCGCTGGTCGAACACGCCGAGCCCCTCGACGCCGCGGCGGCAGCCGCTCACGTCAACGGACTGGCCGGCGAGCGACTCGCCGAGCGCGCCGAGCACGGCTTTCTCGCCTCGGAACTGCTTACGGAAATCCCTACTGTGCTGTGGGACGAAGGTGCGCTCAATGTCTGA
- the moaC gene encoding cyclic pyranopterin monophosphate synthase MoaC, producing MSDDPTPAAGSNPDPRHDHDGDARDLTHTTDEGDVQMVDVGDKPDSKRRAVAAGEIRLQPSTIEAIRDDQIGKGDVLATARIGAIQAVKHTWETIPMCHQIPVTNVDTDFDLEADRVVCEVAVETTGKTGCEMEALEGVTTGLNVVWDMVKAIEKDADGQYPETGIENVRVLAKEKHQQ from the coding sequence ATGTCTGACGATCCCACGCCCGCTGCGGGCTCGAATCCCGATCCGCGACACGATCACGACGGCGACGCTCGAGACCTTACGCACACCACAGATGAGGGCGACGTACAGATGGTCGACGTCGGCGACAAACCTGACAGCAAACGCCGTGCCGTCGCCGCGGGCGAAATTCGACTGCAGCCCTCGACTATCGAGGCCATCCGCGACGACCAAATTGGCAAGGGCGACGTGCTCGCAACCGCCCGAATCGGCGCAATTCAGGCCGTCAAACACACCTGGGAGACGATCCCAATGTGTCACCAGATTCCGGTCACGAACGTCGACACCGACTTCGATCTCGAGGCGGACCGAGTCGTCTGCGAGGTCGCCGTCGAGACGACCGGCAAGACGGGCTGTGAGATGGAGGCGCTCGAGGGCGTCACGACCGGCTTAAACGTCGTCTGGGATATGGTCAAAGCCATCGAGAAGGATGCAGACGGGCAGTACCCCGAGACTGGCATCGAGAATGTGCGAGTGCTCGCAAAGGAAAAGCACCAGCAGTAA
- a CDS encoding phosphohexomutase domain-containing protein, with protein MTLFGTAGIRGPVTEITPALALEVGQAAGEPGETFVVGRDGRETGPALAAAMEAGLESAGASVVRIGQVPTPTLAFASRGRRGVMLTASHNPPEDNGIKLFADGVEYDRDAERAIEESIASDDTDAVSWDDWGDSSRMDVLETYRKLVIDYIGDELVDGTDASEPLAGFSIAVDCGNGMGSVATPHVLERLGAEVVALNATVDGHFPARESKPTPKTLREFSAFLEEQDPHAVSDSEPRFDLGLAHDGDADRLVVLGPDGEVIHEDTILAVVAEHYVATSEAADPVVVTTPNASARIDERVREAGGRVERVRLGALHEGIARERAQGDDDTEVVFAAEPWKHIHTAFGGWIDGVVSAAAVATLVADTGDTAALREPVTERPYRKISVDCPDDAKSDVMETLETALPETFSDTTVDTDYGVRLEFDDASWILVRPSGTEPYVRIYAESDEVDDLVDEASDVVESTVADVSE; from the coding sequence ATGACACTGTTCGGGACCGCTGGTATTCGCGGTCCAGTGACGGAAATCACGCCGGCGTTGGCGCTCGAGGTCGGGCAGGCCGCCGGCGAACCGGGCGAAACGTTCGTCGTCGGCCGCGACGGCCGCGAAACCGGGCCGGCGCTTGCCGCCGCGATGGAAGCCGGCCTCGAGAGCGCCGGGGCGTCCGTCGTCCGCATCGGGCAGGTGCCGACGCCGACGCTCGCGTTCGCCTCTCGCGGTCGCCGCGGGGTGATGCTCACCGCGAGTCACAACCCGCCGGAAGACAACGGGATCAAACTGTTCGCCGACGGCGTCGAGTACGACCGCGACGCCGAGCGAGCAATCGAAGAATCAATCGCCAGCGACGACACCGACGCCGTCTCGTGGGACGACTGGGGCGACTCGAGTCGAATGGACGTCCTCGAGACGTATCGAAAACTGGTTATCGACTACATCGGAGACGAACTCGTCGATGGGACAGACGCCAGCGAGCCACTCGCAGGCTTCTCGATTGCCGTCGACTGCGGCAACGGGATGGGGTCGGTTGCGACACCCCACGTGCTGGAACGCCTCGGCGCTGAGGTTGTCGCCCTCAACGCGACCGTCGACGGCCACTTCCCGGCTCGAGAGAGCAAGCCGACCCCGAAGACGCTTCGCGAGTTTTCGGCGTTTCTTGAGGAGCAAGACCCGCACGCGGTGTCCGATTCGGAACCGCGATTTGACCTCGGGCTCGCCCACGACGGCGACGCAGACCGGCTGGTCGTCCTCGGCCCTGACGGCGAGGTGATCCACGAGGATACGATTCTCGCGGTCGTCGCCGAACACTACGTCGCCACGAGCGAGGCGGCCGACCCCGTCGTCGTCACAACACCGAACGCCTCCGCGCGGATCGACGAACGGGTGCGCGAGGCTGGCGGCCGGGTCGAACGGGTCCGCCTCGGCGCGCTCCACGAGGGCATTGCTCGAGAGCGAGCACAGGGAGACGACGACACCGAGGTCGTCTTTGCGGCCGAGCCGTGGAAACACATCCACACGGCTTTCGGCGGCTGGATCGACGGCGTCGTCAGCGCCGCCGCGGTCGCCACGCTCGTCGCCGACACAGGCGATACGGCTGCCCTCCGCGAGCCAGTCACCGAACGCCCGTACCGAAAGATCAGCGTCGACTGTCCAGACGACGCCAAATCGGACGTGATGGAGACGCTCGAGACCGCACTCCCGGAGACGTTTTCCGACACGACGGTCGACACCGACTACGGCGTGCGCCTCGAGTTCGACGACGCCTCCTGGATACTGGTGCGCCCGAGCGGGACCGAACCCTACGTTCGCATCTACGCCGAAAGCGACGAGGTGGACGACTTGGTGGATGAGGCAAGCGACGTGGTCGAGTCGACGGTCGCCGACGTGTCCGAGTAA
- the arsN2 gene encoding arsenic resistance N-acetyltransferase ArsN2, which produces MSDAKITLEQADSEALSYVERLLDANGLPSVDVQAKNECFYVASVRGERVGIGGLERYGADALLRSLVIEQSARGNGYGAALCDALEARAAKMGLERLFLLTTTAESFFASRGYDERERRAAPESIRTTTEFAELCPASATCLAKSL; this is translated from the coding sequence ATGAGCGACGCGAAGATCACCCTCGAACAAGCGGATTCGGAGGCACTCTCGTACGTCGAGCGGCTGCTGGACGCGAACGGATTGCCTTCAGTAGACGTTCAAGCGAAAAACGAGTGTTTCTACGTCGCCTCGGTTCGGGGTGAGCGTGTCGGCATCGGTGGTCTCGAGCGCTACGGCGCCGACGCACTGCTTCGCTCGCTCGTGATCGAACAGTCGGCGCGGGGGAACGGCTACGGCGCGGCGCTCTGTGACGCACTCGAGGCGCGAGCCGCGAAGATGGGTCTCGAGAGGCTGTTCCTGCTCACGACGACCGCGGAATCGTTCTTCGCGTCTCGAGGGTACGACGAACGCGAGCGACGGGCCGCTCCGGAGTCGATTCGGACGACAACCGAGTTCGCTGAACTGTGTCCAGCCTCGGCAACGTGTCTGGCAAAATCGCTGTAG
- the cdd gene encoding cytidine deaminase, producing the protein MARSDADLIEAARDIQSQAHVPYSEYRVGAALETADGEVFVGCNLENANYSNSLHAEEVAIAEAVKEGHREFSRLAVSSSRHDGVTPCGMCRQTLTEFCDDDLRVLCDEGEGAEPTEYTLGELLPNTISQETLE; encoded by the coding sequence ATGGCACGTTCTGACGCCGACCTCATCGAGGCCGCTCGCGATATCCAGTCCCAGGCGCACGTCCCCTACTCCGAGTACCGCGTCGGTGCGGCACTCGAGACCGCAGACGGCGAGGTGTTCGTCGGCTGTAACCTCGAGAACGCGAACTACAGCAACAGTCTCCACGCCGAGGAGGTCGCCATCGCGGAGGCGGTGAAGGAGGGCCACCGCGAGTTTTCGCGGCTTGCCGTTAGCTCGAGTCGCCATGATGGCGTCACGCCCTGTGGCATGTGTCGCCAGACGCTCACGGAGTTCTGTGACGACGACCTCCGCGTGCTCTGTGACGAAGGCGAGGGCGCAGAGCCGACGGAATATACGCTCGGCGAACTGTTGCCGAATACGATCAGTCAGGAGACGCTCGAGTAG
- a CDS encoding TrmB family transcriptional regulator — protein MSVDETEAIDAFERLGLTSYEAKVFIALHQLGSGTARDVDRVADVPRSQVYSVAESLEERGLLEVQQSSPIRYRPVSLEEAERTLQNRFEQERERAFAYVDEVKQDSTGEETQEDIWTVRGRDRVDDRVLDLLSRADDRIVFGTRLPEFITEPLERALETQAAEGVSVLVVSRDETIRAQFDDLEGVAVDSPPKSRTGDQRSGRIIIIDDDTILLSVVDDDGCETAIWSAGSLFASVLVQLIEASEEVHDPSSG, from the coding sequence ATGAGCGTCGACGAAACCGAAGCCATCGACGCCTTCGAACGCCTCGGTCTCACCAGCTACGAGGCGAAAGTCTTCATCGCACTCCACCAACTCGGCTCCGGCACCGCTCGAGACGTCGACCGAGTTGCCGATGTTCCGCGCTCGCAGGTCTACAGCGTCGCCGAGAGCTTAGAAGAGCGCGGTCTCCTCGAGGTTCAACAGTCGAGTCCGATCCGGTACCGACCGGTCAGTCTCGAGGAGGCAGAACGAACGCTCCAGAATCGCTTCGAACAGGAACGAGAACGAGCGTTCGCGTACGTCGACGAGGTCAAACAGGACTCTACGGGCGAGGAAACGCAAGAGGACATCTGGACCGTTCGCGGCCGGGATCGGGTCGACGACCGCGTACTGGATCTGCTTTCGCGGGCGGACGACCGGATCGTCTTCGGGACGCGCTTGCCGGAGTTCATTACGGAGCCACTTGAACGCGCACTCGAGACGCAAGCAGCCGAGGGCGTCTCCGTGCTCGTCGTGAGCCGCGACGAGACGATCCGGGCGCAGTTCGATGACCTCGAGGGCGTTGCAGTCGACTCGCCGCCAAAATCTCGGACGGGGGATCAGCGCTCGGGCCGGATCATTATCATCGACGACGATACCATCCTGTTGAGCGTGGTCGATGACGACGGCTGTGAGACGGCGATCTGGAGTGCCGGATCGCTGTTTGCCTCGGTGCTGGTACAACTGATCGAGGCGAGTGAGGAAGTTCACGATCCCTCGAGTGGGTAA